One window of Lusitaniella coriacea LEGE 07157 genomic DNA carries:
- the lysA gene encoding diaminopimelate decarboxylase yields the protein MLLTEQSLQNSSCQYLPPQNPAQKPLSTNQQLLPLTARVNDRDCLEIGGCDVSALVEQFGSPLYILDEYTLRSACRQYQEAFAQFYPGESQIIYASKAWNCLAVCAIVASEGFGCDVVSGGELYTALKAGIDPKHIYLHGNNKSRDELQLAIENGCTVIVDNHLELELLVDLAKTRSNAPPIQILLRLTPGIECHTHEYIRTGHLDSKFGFDPNQLNDVFSFLSQQSGIECIGLHAHIGSQIFERQPHQDLAGVLVDWWQKAVSYGLPIQVLNIGGGLGIRYTESDDPPTIEEWVKAACQAVVQACEAKGLPLPKLMAEPGRSLIASACVTAYTIGSRKVVPDIRTYIAVDGGMSDNPRPITYQSLYRAILANRMSEPFQETVTVAGKHCESGDIVIENISLPTTNPGDILVVLATGAYNYSMASNYNRLPRSAAILVHEGEASLILERETYEDLIRQDRLPARLMQNG from the coding sequence ATGTTATTGACCGAACAAAGTCTGCAAAATTCATCCTGTCAATACCTTCCACCCCAAAACCCCGCGCAAAAGCCGCTTTCTACCAATCAGCAATTGTTACCCCTCACCGCTCGCGTCAACGATCGCGATTGCTTAGAAATTGGCGGTTGCGATGTCAGCGCACTGGTCGAGCAATTCGGTTCTCCTCTGTATATTCTAGACGAATACACTCTGCGATCCGCCTGCCGTCAGTACCAAGAAGCCTTCGCCCAATTCTATCCTGGGGAATCGCAAATCATTTACGCCTCCAAAGCCTGGAATTGTTTGGCCGTTTGCGCGATCGTCGCCAGCGAAGGATTCGGTTGCGATGTGGTATCCGGTGGCGAACTCTACACGGCACTCAAAGCGGGGATCGACCCCAAACATATTTATTTGCACGGTAACAATAAGTCTCGCGACGAACTTCAATTAGCTATCGAAAACGGCTGCACGGTCATTGTCGATAATCATTTAGAGTTAGAGCTGCTAGTCGATCTTGCGAAGACCCGCTCAAACGCTCCACCCATTCAAATTCTTTTGCGTTTAACCCCCGGAATTGAATGTCACACCCACGAATACATTCGCACGGGTCACTTAGATAGCAAATTTGGCTTCGATCCCAACCAGCTTAATGATGTATTCTCTTTCCTGAGTCAGCAGTCCGGGATCGAGTGTATCGGTCTGCACGCTCATATCGGTTCGCAAATTTTTGAGCGCCAACCCCATCAAGATTTAGCAGGAGTATTAGTGGATTGGTGGCAAAAAGCCGTTAGTTATGGGTTGCCCATTCAGGTATTAAACATTGGCGGGGGTTTGGGTATTCGCTACACGGAATCGGACGATCCCCCCACCATTGAGGAGTGGGTCAAAGCCGCCTGTCAAGCCGTCGTGCAGGCGTGCGAAGCCAAAGGATTGCCTCTCCCTAAGTTGATGGCAGAACCGGGTCGCTCGCTCATTGCTTCGGCGTGCGTTACTGCTTATACGATTGGCAGTCGGAAAGTCGTTCCCGATATCCGGACTTATATTGCGGTGGATGGGGGAATGTCAGACAATCCACGCCCGATCACTTACCAATCGCTCTATCGCGCTATACTGGCAAATCGGATGTCTGAGCCGTTCCAAGAAACGGTAACGGTTGCTGGCAAACATTGCGAGTCGGGAGATATTGTAATTGAGAATATCTCATTACCTACAACAAATCCTGGCGATATACTTGTTGTTTTGGCAACAGGCGCATATAACTACAGTATGGCTTCAAATTACAACCGTTTGCCCCGTTCGGCAGCCATTTTGGTTCATGAGGGTGAAGCGAGCCTTATTTTAGAACGGGAAACTTACGAAGATTTAATCCGTCAAGACCGCTTACCCGCACGACTAATGCAGAATGGTTAA
- the cdaA gene encoding diadenylate cyclase CdaA yields MSGFSSDFDGFLSFFSWLIEKFFYTGLIYRIVDIGLVLVLTYLMLLVIGERRTLWMARGFILLMLAQIVSQQMGLTLLAFVLEKLVVGSAVAMAVIFQSDFRKFLEQLGRGEFVQLFTTSRRSVPKTDSVIDEIVDAVKELSQNRTGALMILETSGSIDERDFAVPGVLLNAEISKELLQTIFQTSTLLHDGAVHIRGSRILAAGVIFPLSERKASRQLGTRHRAAMGITERVENCICIVVSEETGSISLAEGRNLNRPLTSAKLKDLLEERFSTSIEREVVVAPGLGRLGRKISFQGWILLKHFLNLSSSSSRDKK; encoded by the coding sequence TTGTCAGGTTTCTCTTCTGACTTTGATGGTTTTTTGTCTTTTTTTTCTTGGCTTATCGAAAAATTTTTCTACACCGGACTGATTTATAGAATCGTCGATATTGGACTGGTTCTCGTTTTAACGTACTTAATGCTTCTGGTTATTGGCGAGCGTCGAACGCTTTGGATGGCTAGGGGTTTCATTCTGCTGATGCTCGCGCAAATTGTGAGCCAACAGATGGGGTTGACATTACTGGCTTTTGTTTTGGAAAAGTTAGTGGTGGGTTCGGCGGTGGCGATGGCGGTCATTTTTCAGTCGGATTTTCGCAAGTTTTTGGAGCAATTGGGGCGAGGCGAATTTGTTCAGCTTTTTACGACCAGCCGTCGTTCTGTCCCCAAAACGGATAGCGTGATTGATGAAATTGTGGATGCGGTCAAGGAGCTTTCCCAAAACCGGACGGGAGCGTTGATGATTTTGGAAACGAGCGGTTCGATTGACGAGCGGGATTTTGCCGTTCCCGGCGTGCTGCTTAATGCGGAAATTTCTAAGGAACTTTTGCAAACGATTTTTCAAACTTCGACGTTACTCCACGATGGAGCCGTTCATATTCGGGGTTCTCGGATTCTTGCTGCTGGGGTCATTTTTCCCCTATCCGAGCGTAAAGCTTCGCGACAACTGGGAACGCGACATCGTGCGGCAATGGGCATTACGGAGCGCGTGGAGAATTGTATTTGTATTGTGGTGTCAGAGGAGACGGGATCGATTTCTCTTGCGGAGGGGAGAAACCTCAATCGCCCTTTGACGAGCGCTAAACTGAAGGATTTATTGGAGGAGCGTTTTTCGACTTCTATCGAACGAGAGGTTGTGGTTGCACCGGGACTGGGGCGCTTGGGTCGAAAAATTAGTTTTCAGGGTTGGATTCTTTTGAAGCATTTTTTGAATCTTTCTTCTTCAAGCTCAAGAGATAAAAAGTGA
- the rimI gene encoding ribosomal protein S18-alanine N-acetyltransferase, with product MTLLELRLKPLTDRQLNAVVKLDQLCLGGLWSQEGYRRELNSPNSELLVLSVLGNRGSPPKERIVGIGCFWAILEEAHITILAIHPDCQSQGLGQVLLWTLLQKAVRQKLDRATLEVRASNQAALSLYQKFGFQVAGRRKKYYQNNNEDALILWRGGLQQKQFSQLLDRWQQQTNEKLARCGWRLENGDRKLKA from the coding sequence GTGACTTTATTAGAACTTCGTCTCAAACCCCTCACAGATCGGCAACTGAATGCAGTTGTCAAACTAGACCAATTGTGCCTAGGCGGTCTGTGGAGTCAAGAGGGGTATCGGCGCGAGCTGAACAGTCCCAATAGCGAGTTGTTGGTTCTGTCAGTCCTTGGGAATCGCGGAAGTCCTCCCAAGGAGCGCATTGTAGGGATTGGATGTTTTTGGGCAATTTTAGAGGAGGCGCACATTACTATTTTGGCAATTCATCCTGACTGCCAATCCCAAGGGTTGGGTCAAGTTCTGTTATGGACGCTATTGCAAAAAGCCGTTCGGCAAAAGCTCGATCGCGCAACCTTAGAAGTTCGAGCCTCAAATCAAGCAGCTCTATCTCTTTACCAAAAGTTTGGCTTCCAAGTTGCCGGACGGCGCAAGAAATATTACCAAAACAATAACGAAGATGCTTTGATCCTTTGGAGGGGGGGATTGCAACAGAAGCAATTCAGTCAATTGCTCGATCGATGGCAGCAACAAACCAACGAGAAACTTGCTCGGTGCGGCTGGCGTTTGGAAAATGGGGATCGAAAGCTGAAAGCTTGA
- a CDS encoding ATP-dependent Clp protease ATP-binding subunit, protein MFERFTEKAIKVIMLAQEEARRLGHNFVGTEQILLGLIGEGTGVAAKVLKSMGVNLKDARIEVEKIIGRGSGFVAVEIPFTPRAKRVLELSLEEARQLGHNYIGTEHLLLGLIREGEGVAARVLENLGVDLSKVRTQVIRMLGETAEVPSGSSSGRTKTPTLDEFGSNLTNLAAEGKLDPVVGRIKEIERVIQILGRRTKNNPVLIGEPGVGKTAIAEGLAQRIANDDIPDILEEKRVVTLDIGLLVAGTKYRGEFEERLKKIMDEIRSAGNVILVIDEVHTLIGAGAAEGAIDAANILKPALARGELQCIGATTLDEYRKHIERDAALERRFQPVMVGEPSVDETIEILYGLRERYEQHHKLKILDEALDAAAKLSDRYISDRYLPDKAIDLIDEAGSRVRLINSQLPPAAKELDKELRQVLKQKDDAVRAQDFDKAGELRDREMEIKAEIRAIASSKKTETEGEEEGPFVDSEEIAHIVASWTGVPVNKLTETESEKLLHMEDTLHQRLIGQEDAVKAVSRAIRRARVGLKNPNRPIASFIFSGPTGVGKTELTKALATYFFGSEDAMIRLDMSEYMERHTVSKLIGSPPGYVGYNEGGQLTEAVRRRPYTVVLFDEIEKAHPDIFNMLLQILEDGRLTDAKGRTVDFKNTLLIMTSNIGSKVIEKGGGGLGFELGDDQAESQYNRIRALVNEELKNYFRPEFLNRLDEIIVFRQLTLEEIKTIADLLLQEVFQRLTEQQVTLEVTEKFKDLLVKEGYNPAYGARPLRRAIMRLLEDVLAEEILSGRVGEGDKALVDVDADGKVFVKSEEKLKILLEKANS, encoded by the coding sequence ATGTTTGAACGCTTTACAGAAAAAGCCATTAAGGTGATTATGTTGGCCCAGGAAGAAGCACGTCGCCTGGGACATAACTTCGTCGGTACAGAGCAAATCCTTTTAGGTCTAATTGGCGAAGGGACGGGTGTTGCAGCCAAGGTTCTCAAATCGATGGGGGTCAATCTTAAAGATGCTCGCATTGAAGTTGAGAAAATTATCGGTCGCGGTTCCGGCTTTGTTGCTGTAGAAATTCCCTTCACTCCTAGAGCCAAGCGGGTTCTTGAACTCTCCTTAGAGGAAGCTCGCCAACTAGGACACAATTATATTGGCACCGAACACTTACTCCTCGGTTTGATTCGAGAAGGGGAAGGGGTTGCCGCTAGAGTTCTTGAAAATTTGGGAGTGGATCTCTCCAAGGTTCGGACGCAAGTGATCCGAATGTTGGGCGAAACGGCAGAGGTTCCTTCTGGATCGAGTTCTGGTCGAACCAAAACCCCAACCTTAGATGAATTTGGTTCCAATTTAACCAATTTAGCCGCAGAGGGAAAACTCGATCCCGTTGTGGGGCGCATTAAAGAAATCGAACGAGTTATTCAAATTTTGGGTCGCCGCACCAAGAATAATCCAGTTTTAATTGGGGAACCGGGTGTTGGCAAAACCGCGATCGCGGAAGGTTTGGCTCAACGCATTGCCAACGACGACATTCCCGATATTTTAGAAGAAAAGCGCGTTGTCACCCTCGATATTGGTCTGCTCGTTGCTGGAACCAAGTACCGAGGTGAATTTGAAGAACGCCTCAAAAAAATCATGGATGAAATTCGCTCTGCGGGGAATGTGATCCTCGTGATCGATGAAGTCCATACCTTAATTGGTGCGGGTGCTGCGGAGGGAGCGATTGATGCGGCGAATATCCTCAAACCGGCTTTGGCGCGAGGCGAATTGCAGTGTATCGGCGCGACAACCCTCGATGAGTATCGCAAGCATATCGAGCGAGATGCGGCTCTAGAGCGTCGTTTCCAGCCCGTGATGGTGGGCGAACCCAGCGTTGATGAAACCATTGAAATCCTTTACGGTTTGCGAGAGCGCTACGAACAGCATCACAAGCTGAAAATTCTCGACGAAGCCCTTGATGCTGCCGCCAAACTTTCCGATCGCTACATCTCCGATCGCTATTTACCCGATAAAGCCATTGACTTAATCGACGAAGCGGGATCGAGAGTGCGTTTGATTAATTCCCAACTGCCCCCAGCAGCGAAGGAATTGGATAAAGAATTGCGTCAAGTTCTCAAACAAAAGGATGATGCGGTTCGGGCGCAGGATTTTGATAAGGCGGGAGAATTGCGCGATCGCGAAATGGAAATCAAAGCTGAAATTCGCGCGATCGCCTCCTCGAAAAAAACCGAAACAGAAGGTGAAGAGGAAGGGCCCTTCGTCGATTCCGAGGAAATTGCACACATCGTTGCTTCCTGGACGGGCGTTCCCGTAAACAAACTCACCGAAACAGAATCCGAAAAACTGCTGCACATGGAAGACACTCTCCATCAGCGCTTAATCGGACAAGAAGATGCGGTTAAAGCCGTTTCTCGCGCCATCCGCCGCGCTCGCGTCGGTTTAAAAAATCCCAATCGTCCTATTGCGAGCTTCATTTTCTCCGGTCCTACCGGTGTCGGGAAAACCGAACTGACCAAAGCCTTAGCGACCTACTTCTTCGGGTCAGAAGACGCGATGATCCGCTTGGATATGTCGGAATACATGGAACGGCATACCGTCTCCAAACTGATTGGCTCCCCACCGGGATACGTCGGCTACAACGAAGGCGGTCAGCTCACCGAAGCGGTACGCCGCCGACCCTATACCGTCGTGTTGTTCGATGAAATCGAAAAAGCACATCCCGACATCTTCAATATGCTGTTGCAAATTTTGGAAGATGGTCGCCTCACCGATGCCAAAGGTCGCACGGTAGACTTCAAAAACACGCTACTGATCATGACCTCGAACATCGGCTCGAAGGTTATTGAGAAAGGCGGCGGCGGTTTAGGTTTCGAGTTGGGCGACGACCAAGCAGAATCTCAATACAATCGTATCCGCGCGTTGGTTAATGAGGAATTGAAGAACTACTTCCGTCCGGAATTCCTCAACCGCTTGGATGAAATCATCGTCTTCCGCCAACTCACCCTAGAGGAGATCAAGACCATCGCCGATCTTCTCCTCCAAGAAGTCTTCCAACGCTTGACCGAACAGCAAGTTACCTTGGAAGTCACCGAGAAATTCAAGGATTTGTTGGTGAAGGAAGGGTACAATCCTGCCTACGGCGCGCGTCCCTTACGTCGGGCGATTATGCGTCTCCTTGAAGACGTGTTAGCCGAAGAAATTCTCTCCGGTCGCGTTGGAGAAGGCGATAAGGCTTTAGTGGATGTGGATGCTGATGGAAAAGTGTTCGTGAAATCGGAAGAGAAGCTGAAAATTCTTTTGGAAAAGGCTAATTCTTAA
- the uppS gene encoding polyprenyl diphosphate synthase — MTVSKSVLLETLPPDLDCNRLPQHVAVIMDGNGRWAKRQGLPRFMGHRRGVDALKDLLRCCKDWGIPALTAYAFSTENWGRPSEEVEFLMMLFERVLRRELKEMMAENVKIRFVGNLAGLPRSLQEEIARSMEDTKENRGIQFTVATNYGGRQEILQACRAIADRVRQGELQVDAIDETVFEDHLYTAGLTPPDLLIRTSGEMRISNFLLWQMAYAEIYVTQTAWPDFDRKAFHQALANYQQRDRRFGKV; from the coding sequence ATGACTGTGAGCAAAAGTGTTTTGTTAGAAACGTTGCCCCCCGATCTCGATTGCAACCGACTGCCTCAGCACGTCGCGGTAATCATGGATGGAAATGGTCGCTGGGCAAAACGACAAGGGCTACCCCGATTTATGGGTCATCGGCGAGGAGTGGATGCCCTTAAGGATTTGTTGCGGTGTTGTAAGGATTGGGGTATTCCTGCTCTGACTGCGTATGCGTTCTCGACGGAAAATTGGGGACGACCTTCTGAGGAGGTTGAGTTCTTGATGATGCTCTTTGAGCGGGTTCTGCGTCGGGAACTAAAGGAGATGATGGCGGAGAATGTCAAAATTCGCTTTGTGGGAAATTTGGCGGGATTGCCGCGATCGTTGCAGGAGGAAATTGCGCGATCGATGGAAGATACGAAGGAAAATCGGGGGATTCAATTTACGGTGGCGACGAACTATGGGGGGCGACAGGAGATTTTACAGGCTTGTCGCGCGATCGCGGATCGGGTTCGACAAGGGGAATTGCAAGTGGATGCAATTGATGAGACGGTGTTTGAGGATCATTTATATACCGCAGGATTAACGCCACCGGATTTGCTGATCCGAACCAGTGGAGAAATGCGGATTAGTAATTTTCTGCTGTGGCAAATGGCTTATGCGGAGATTTATGTGACTCAAACGGCTTGGCCGGATTTCGATCGCAAGGCGTTTCATCAAGCACTGGCAAATTATCAGCAGCGCGATCGGCGTTTTGGGAAGGTGTAA